One window from the genome of Macaca fascicularis isolate 582-1 chromosome 7, T2T-MFA8v1.1 encodes:
- the SRSF5 gene encoding serine/arginine-rich splicing factor 5 isoform X3: MRQAGEVTFADAHRPKLNEGVVEFASYGDLKNAIEKLSGKEINGRKIKLIEGSKRHSRSRSRSRSRTRSSSRSRSRSRSRSRKSYSRSRSRSRSRSRSKSRSVSRSPVPEKSQKRGSSSRSKSPASVDRQRSRSRSRSRSVDSGN; this comes from the exons ATGAGACAAGCTGGGGAAGTAACGTTTGCGGATGCACACCGACCTAAATTAAATGAAGG gGTGGTTGAGTTTGCCTCTTATGGTGACTTAAAGAATGCTATTgaaaaactttctggaaaggaaataaatgggagaaaaataaaattaattgaagGCAGCAAAAGGCACag TAGGTCAAGAAGCAGGTCTCGATCCCGGACCAGAAGTTCCTCTAGGTCTCGTAGCCGATCCCGTTCCCGTAGTCGCAAATCTTACAGCCGGTCAAGAAGCAGGAGCAGGAGCCGGAGCCGGAGCAAGTCCCGTTCTGTTAGTAGGTCTCCCGTGCCTGAGAAGAGCCAGAAACGTGGTTCTTCAAGTAGATCTAAGTCTCCAGCATCTGTGGATCGTCAGAGGTCCCGGTCCCGATCAAGGTCCAGATCAGTTGACAGTGGCAATTAA
- the SRSF5 gene encoding serine/arginine-rich splicing factor 5 isoform X4: MRQAGEVTFADAHRPKLNEGVVEFASYGDLKNAIEKLSGKEINGRKIKLIEGSKRHRSRSRSRSRTRSSSRSRSRSRSRSRKSYSRSRSRSRSRSRSKSRSVSRSPVPEKSQKRGSSSRSKSPASVDRQRSRSRSRSRSVDSGN, translated from the exons ATGAGACAAGCTGGGGAAGTAACGTTTGCGGATGCACACCGACCTAAATTAAATGAAGG gGTGGTTGAGTTTGCCTCTTATGGTGACTTAAAGAATGCTATTgaaaaactttctggaaaggaaataaatgggagaaaaataaaattaattgaagGCAGCAAAAGGCACag GTCAAGAAGCAGGTCTCGATCCCGGACCAGAAGTTCCTCTAGGTCTCGTAGCCGATCCCGTTCCCGTAGTCGCAAATCTTACAGCCGGTCAAGAAGCAGGAGCAGGAGCCGGAGCCGGAGCAAGTCCCGTTCTGTTAGTAGGTCTCCCGTGCCTGAGAAGAGCCAGAAACGTGGTTCTTCAAGTAGATCTAAGTCTCCAGCATCTGTGGATCGTCAGAGGTCCCGGTCCCGATCAAGGTCCAGATCAGTTGACAGTGGCAATTAA